In Silene latifolia isolate original U9 population chromosome X, ASM4854445v1, whole genome shotgun sequence, the following proteins share a genomic window:
- the LOC141618101 gene encoding uncharacterized protein LOC141618101: MTNSDTNKLDSTKTSSYSVVHVEQTGTTITPIAFNGSNYDEWSRSFQLALMAKGKLGYIDGSISKPSDTSPNFENWKATNALVTMWIFNTLEPSLRRQTSLRPEAKQVWDDIKKRFCQVNEARIYQLQAELLACRQGPTETLMAYYGRMTTIWDAIQEYDSIPLCSCNPCACDWLTIIRTRQEKRRVRDFLMGLDERFSNTRSQIIGITPLPNLDVIYNRLLQDEGVRNLSSHKTDSTPEPMAFATRISGTPRQSGGGRDSRTSETSKYYCPACQKSGHSLKFCFKVTGNFPEWWGDRPRDRIYLPQMRRTGAKQFLFQMSVVVLNSNATRNQVRPLFQRLT; this comes from the coding sequence ATGACTAATTCTGATACAAACAAACTCGATTCAACCAAAACTTCGTCTTACTCGGTTGTTCATGTTGAGCAAACGGGTACAACTATTACTCCGATTGCCTTCAATGGCAGCAACTATGACGAGTGGTCTCGCTCGTTTCAACTCGCCTTAATGGCGAAAGGTAAACTTGGCTATATTGATGGATCTATTTCCAAACCTTCTGATACATCTCCCAACTTTGAAAACTGGAAAGCGACCAATGCTTTGGTCACGATGTGGATATTCAACACTCTCGAACCCAGTTTACGCAGGCAAACCTCTCTTCGACCCGAGGCCAAACAGGTCTGGGACGATATCAAAAAACGGTTTTGTCAGGTTAATGAAGCCCGCATATACCAACTGCAGGCCGAACTCCTTGCGTGTCGTCAAGGCCCTACTGAAACTTTGATGGCTTACTATGGACGGATGACCACTATTTGGGACGCCATTCAAGAATACGACTCGATTCCTCTCTGCTCTTGCAACCCCTGCGCGTGCGACTGGTTGACCATCATTCGTACCAGACAGGAGAAACGGCGAGTCCGCGACTTTCTCATGGGACTTGATGAACGATTTTCCAACACTCGCTCACAAATTATCGGTATTACTCCTCTTCCCAATTTAGATGTTATTTATAATCGACTTTTACAAGATGAAGGGGTACGTAATTTATCGTCTCATAAAACTGATTCTACACCCGAACCAATGGCCTTTGCCACTCGCATCAGTGGTACACCACGACAGTCAGGAGGGGGACGTGACTCTCGCACCTCTGAAACCTCCAAATATTATTGCCCTGCTTGTCAAAAGTCGGGTCACAGCTTAAAGTTTTGCTTTAAAGTAACGGGAAATTTCCCGGAATGGTGGGGAGACCGTCCTCGTGACAGAATTTATCTCCCCCAAATGAGACGGACTGGAGCAAAGCAATTCTTGTTCCAGATGTCCGTGGTCGTGCTCAATTCGAACGCAACAAGAAATCAGGTACGGCCTCTATTCCAAAGGCTCACATGA